In Agrobacterium sp. RAC06, a single window of DNA contains:
- a CDS encoding nucleotidyltransferase family protein, which produces MIIKQAMVLAAGLGTRMRPITETTPKPLVQIGGKPMIDYVLDALVEAGVETVVVNVHHHADQMEAHLAGETRAEIRISDERERLMDSGGGLAKGLKLLDQDQPALVMNADLFWVGERDDEPRNLVRLAQQFDPSRMDIAMLCVEQERTTGHNGKNDFSMADDGKLTRYVSGAPNPVVYAGALALMPHLFDDAPDGPFNLNIYFDRAIAACRLFGTDLNGQWLTVGTPDAIAPAEAVVARYGRGL; this is translated from the coding sequence ATGATCATCAAGCAAGCCATGGTGCTCGCGGCCGGACTCGGTACGCGGATGCGCCCCATTACAGAGACGACCCCGAAGCCGCTGGTTCAGATCGGCGGAAAGCCGATGATCGACTATGTGCTCGACGCGCTTGTTGAGGCGGGCGTCGAGACGGTCGTGGTCAATGTGCATCACCATGCCGATCAGATGGAGGCCCATCTCGCCGGGGAGACACGGGCCGAGATCCGGATCTCCGACGAACGGGAGCGGTTGATGGATTCGGGCGGTGGTCTGGCCAAGGGCCTCAAGCTGCTCGACCAGGACCAGCCGGCACTCGTCATGAATGCCGACCTGTTCTGGGTCGGAGAACGGGATGATGAGCCGCGCAATCTTGTCCGGCTGGCGCAACAGTTCGATCCCTCCCGGATGGACATTGCGATGCTCTGTGTCGAGCAGGAACGGACCACGGGCCATAACGGCAAGAATGATTTCTCGATGGCGGATGACGGCAAGCTCACCCGCTATGTCTCGGGCGCACCGAACCCGGTCGTCTATGCCGGGGCCTTAGCGCTGATGCCGCATCTCTTCGACGATGCGCCGGATGGCCCCTTCAACCTCAACATCTATTTCGATCGTGCGATTGCCGCCTGTCGGCTATTCGGTACGGACCTTAATGGACAGTGGCTGACCGTTGGCACACCCGACGCGATCGCG